In a single window of the Anaerolineae bacterium genome:
- a CDS encoding diguanylate cyclase, translated as MADLSVHFLGMTFRNPVLPAAGPPGWNGEALRRCAEGGAGALVTKTISDTAAQVPHPNMAQVPGGFLNTELWSELPPEQWFEKELPLARELGLP; from the coding sequence ATGGCTGACCTCAGCGTCCATTTCCTGGGAATGACCTTCCGCAACCCGGTGCTCCCTGCCGCCGGCCCCCCAGGCTGGAACGGCGAGGCCCTGCGCCGATGCGCGGAGGGCGGCGCCGGCGCCCTGGTCACCAAGACCATCTCCGACACCGCCGCACAGGTGCCCCATCCCAATATGGCCCAGGTCCCCGGCGGCTTCCTCAACACCGAACTCTGGTCGGAGCTTCCTCCCGAGCAGTGGTTCGAAAAGGAACTGCCCCTCGCCCGGGAGCTGGGACTGCCCC